One Scophthalmus maximus strain ysfricsl-2021 chromosome 1, ASM2237912v1, whole genome shotgun sequence genomic region harbors:
- the bves gene encoding blood vessel epicardial substance → MSSTSDPPLLFLTSLPPFPTATLGAEAVSNATSCQEWEQAHHLLFHLGNLSLLLGLVLPTTLGLHMILLRLLVMTGCGLFIAWATLYRCNMDVMVWNVVFLVVNFMHLFFLLYKRRPIKIDRELRSVYRRMFQPLHVQEALFQRLTGQFCTIQTLKKGQAYAAEDKTSVDERLSILLKGKMKVSYRGHFLHNIYTNAFIDSPEFRSTEMHRGEKFQVTIIAEEKCKFMCWSRERLTYFLESDTFLGEVFRYLIGKDITNKLYSLNDPTLSDKAVKQMDRQPSLCSQMSMMQMRNSMASASDTDDVLNQILRGGSAGSSLQKSPGTKTSKMIPIDEGLEDDVFKESDPSESPRLHSTSTEEV, encoded by the exons ATGTCCTCCACCTCGGATccgcccctcctcttcctcacctcactGCCCCCCTTCCCGACGGCCACGCTCGGAGCCGAGGCCGTGTCCAATGCCACCTCGTGCCAGGAGTGGGAGCAGgcccaccacctcctcttccatctGGGGAACCTGTCCCTGCTGCTGGGCCTGGTCCTCCCCACCACGCTGGGCCTGCACATGATCCTGCTGCGCCTCCTGGTGATGACAG GATGCGGCCTCTTCATCGCGTGGGCGACTCTGTATCGGTGCAACATGGACGTGATGGTGTGGAACGTGGTGTTTCTGGTGGTCAACTTCAtgcacctcttcttcctcctgtacAAGCGGAGGCCG ATCAAGATCGACCGGGAGCTGCGGTCGGTCTACAGGCGGATGTTCCAGCCGCTCCACGTGCAGGAGGCCCTGTTCCAGAGGCTCACGGGACAGTTCTGCACCATCCAGACGCTGAAGAAGGGCCAGGCCTACGCCGCCGAGGACAAGACGTCCGTGGACGAACGCCTCAGCATTCTCCTCAAAGGAAA GATGAAGGTGTCATACAGAGGTCACTTCCTCCACAACATCTACACCAACGCATTCATTGATTCTCCGGAGTTCAGGTCCACTGAGatgcacagaggagagaagttcCAG GTGACCATCATCGCCGAGGAGAAATGTAAGTTCATGTGTTGGTCTCGCGAGAGGCTCACCTACTTCCTGGAGTCGGACACGTTCCTCGGCGAGGTGTTCCGCTACCTCATCGGCAAAGACATCACCAACAAGCTGTACTCCCTGAACGACCCCACCCTCAGTGACAAG GCGGTGAAGCAGATGGACCGCCAGCCCAGCCTGTGCTCTCAGATGTCGATGATGCAGATGAGGAACAGCATGGCGAGCGCCAGCGACACCGACGACGTCCTCAACCAGATCCTACGAGGAGGGTCTGCTGGATCGTCCCTCC AAAAATCCCCTGGCACCAAAACCTCGAAGATGATCCCCATAGACGAGGGCCTGGAGGACGACGTCTTCAAAGAGTCTGATCCCTCCGAGTCTCCCCGTCTGCACAGCACGTCCACCGAGGAAGTGTAG
- the popdc3 gene encoding popeye domain-containing protein 3, whose protein sequence is MEPPDVEAMNFTVAQAAPSYPLCAQWRGGAEGSVFHLAHILLVLGFMGGSGFYGLLHLFTLLTLGFFCATLWAWSDACTTDSFLWSFALFGASLAQVVHVAYRLRSVSFERDFQDLYQTMFHKLGVSRTQFAKIVACCEGDVHSLETNHCFAVEGKTAIDKLSVLLSGRVCVTVNGEFLHHIYPFQFLDSPEWDSLRPAEEGVFQVTLRADNPCRYVAWRRKKLYLLFAKHRYIAKIFALVVRNDIAEKLYSLNDKAFSGSSHRYDLRLPSFCHMPGTELEKADGLLQVPVQGGRTA, encoded by the exons ATGGAGCCTCCGGACGTCGAAGCCATGAACTTCACGGTGGCGCAGGCGGCGCCGTCGTACCCGCTGTGCGCGCAGTGGCGCGGCGGCGCGGAGGGCTCCGTGTTCCACCTGGCGCACATCCTCCTCGTGCTGGGCTTCATGGGCGGCAGCGGCTTCTACGGACTCCTCCACCTGTTCACGCTGCTCACGCTGGGCTTCTTCTGCGCCACGCTGTGGGCCTGGTCGGACGCGTGCACCACGGACTCGTTCCTGTGGAGCTTCGCGCTCTTCGGCGCGAGCCTGGCGCAGGTGGTGCACGTGGCCTACCGGCTGCGCAGCGTGTCGTTCGAGCGGGACTTCCAGGACCTGTACCAGACCATGTTCCACAAGCTCGGCGTGTCGCGCACGCAGTTCGCGAAGATCGTGGCGTGTTGTGAAGGAGACGTGCACAGCCTGGAGACCAACCACTGCTTCGCCGTCGAGGGGAAAACCGCCATCGACAAGCTGTCGGTGCTTCTGTCCGGCAG AGTGTGCGTGACGGTAAATGGAGAGTTTCTGCATCACATCTACCCGTTCCAGTTTCTGGACTCTCCAGAGTGGGACTCTCTCAGACCAGCGGAGGAGGGCGTCTTCCAG gtGACCCTGCGTGCCGACAACCCCTGCCGCTACGTGgcgtggaggaggaagaaactcTATCTGCTTTTCGCGAAGCACCGCTACATCGCCAAGATCTTTGCGCTGGTCGTGCGCAACGACATCGCGGAGAAGCTGTACTCGCTGAACGACAAGGCGTTCAGCGGGTCCAGCCACCGCTACGACCTCCGCTTACCGAGTTTCTGTCACATGCCAGGGACCGAATTAGAAAAGGCAGATGGCCTCCTGCAAGTGCCGGTGCAGGGTGGAAGGAccgcctga